A window of the Arachis duranensis cultivar V14167 chromosome 5, aradu.V14167.gnm2.J7QH, whole genome shotgun sequence genome harbors these coding sequences:
- the LOC107488376 gene encoding light-mediated development protein DET1 isoform X1 codes for MFFKSSNITARIFDRQICTPAPGTSVHYARKFYENLVPSYTVYEVECPDHSFRKFTDDGQYLISFSRNQQELIVYRPRWLSFSCKDEDCDNHDLPLKAKRFESFFTQLYCVPLASCNELICKDFFLYMESNKFGLFATSTAQVHDAPAVGGAVQGVPSIEKITFHLLRLEDGFVLDEKVFCNDYVNLAHNLGVFLYDDLLTIVSLRYQIIHILQIRDSGNLVHVRAIGEFCREDDELFLNSNAQGMALSDKNKQQQLLGNHIYNNIHQAQPNPGNSFLSGIKQRLLSFMFRGLWNEETDDTLRVQKIRQKFYFHFQDYCDLIIWKVQFLDRHHLLIKFGSVDGGRQVSRHADTHPAFVAVYNMDTTEIVSFYQNSADELYMLFEQFCDHFYATSRNSMHMNFISSHSNNIHALEQLRSIKDKASSSSQFMKKMLSSLPFSCQSLSPSPYFDQSLFRFDDKLISATDRHKQSTDHPIKFILRRHPYSLRFKIKPGPEAGSMDGRAKKISWFLFHPVLPLALSVQQTLIMQPPLVNISVVNIHFRR; via the exons ATGTTCTTCAAAAGCAGTAATATTACAGCTAGGATTTTCGATCGTCAGATTTGCACTCCTGCTCCTGGCACCAGT GTTCATTATGCCAGGAAGTTCTATGAAAACTTGGTACCAAGTTACACGGTATACGAGGTTGAATGCCCAGACCATTCATTTCGTAAATTCACTGATGATGGTCAATACCTTATAAGTTTTAGCAGAAATCAGCAAGAGCTGATTGTTTATAGGCCTAGATGGCTATCATTTTCATGCAAAGATGAAGACTGTGACAACCATGATTTGCCATTGAAAGCAAAGAGATTTGAGAGTTTTTTCACTCAATTATATTGTGTACCACTTGCTTCTTGCAATGAACTCATATGTAAAGACTTCTTTCTTTATATGGAGAGTAATAAATTTGGACTGTTTGCCACTTCTACGGCCCAAGTTCATGATGCACCTGCTGTTGGAGGAGCTGTCCAGGGTGTCCCTTCAATAGAAAAGATAACTTTCCACCTCTTGAG GTTGGAAGATGGATTTGTCCTCGATGAGAAAGTCTTCTGTAACGACTACGTTAATTTGGCCCATAACTTGGGTGTGTTCTTGTATGATGACCTATTGACAATTGTATCACTTCGCTATCAAATAATACACATTCTCCAAATAAGGGACTCTGGAAACCTTGTTCATGTACGTGCTATTGGGGAATTCTGCCGTGAAGATGATGAACTTTTTCTCAATTCTAATGCTCAG GGCATGGCACTTTCTGACAAAAACAAACAGCAGCAGCTTCTTGGGAATCACATTTATAATAACATACACCAAGCACAGCCTAATCCAGGGAATTCTTTTCTAAGTGGTATAAAGCAGCGATTACTTTCATTCATGTTCCGGGGACTATGGAATGAAGAAACCGATGATACCTTG AGGGTCCAAAAAATCAGGCAGAAATTTTACTTCCACTTTCAAGATTATTGTGATTTGATTATCTGGAAG GTGCAGTTCTTAGACCGACACCACTTGCTAATCAAGTTTGGCAGTGTAGATGGAGGG CGCCAGGTGTCCCGACATGCTGATACACACCCTGCTTTTGTTGCTGTGTATAACATGGATACAACTGAAATCGTATCTTTTTATCAg AATTCAGCAGACGAACTTTATATGCTGTTTGAGCAGTTCTGTGACCATTTCTATGCAACATCAAGAAATTCAATGCATATGAACTTCATATCATCTCATTCAAATAATATTCATGCCCTCGAACAGCTAAGGAGCATAAAAGATAAGGCAAGCAGCTCTTCACAG TTTATGAAGAAGATGCTATCCTCATTGCCTTTCAGCTGCCAGTCACTGAGTCCTTCTCCTTACTTTGACCAATCTCTTTTCCGGTTTGACGATAAG CTGATTTCTGCAACTGATAGGCATAAGCAGTCAACTGACCATCCAATCAAGTTCATTTTAAGAAGGCATCCATATTCCCTCAGGTTTAAGATCAAACCAG gCCCTGAAGCTGGTAGTATGGATGGTCGTGCCAAGAAGATCTCTTGGTTTCTTTTTCACCCGGTTTTGCCTCTTGCTCTCTCTGTTCAACAGACTTTGATCATGCAGCCCCCACTTGTAAATATTTCAGTTGTAAATATTCACTTTCGAAGATGA
- the LOC107488373 gene encoding pentatricopeptide repeat-containing protein At1g71490 translates to MPSSTTIPTKHLLSRVQRFLPKSWKQPTKQFDKLYAFTNASMVGVLVAALKDFVKQANLSNAFKTFFQIQQHAAPSPSTASSSYILLHPISSLLLGCTNLKSLPQGKQLHTQVISLGLDQHPVLVSRLTNFYTSFTLLADANVVVESSTSLDPLPWNMVISSYVRNGLFMEGLSVYKKMVNKRIEPDDFTYPSVLKACGELLDFAIGVEVHKSIEASSIGWSLFVHNALVSMYGRFGELKVARQIFDKMHHRDDVSWNTMINCYASRGMWEEAFWLFGCMQEEGVEMNVIIWNTIAGGCLHSGNFSGALQMLSQMRTKIHLDNVAVVVGLNACSHIGALKLGKEIHGHAVRTCLDAFENVRNALITMYSRCSDLRHAYIMFHRMEDKGLVTWNAMLSGYAHMDQSEEVSLLFREMLHKGVEPNFVTIASVLPLCARIANLQHGREFHGYIMKREEFDKYLLLWNALVDMYARSGKVLEARRVFDSLSTRDEVTYTSMILGYGMKGEGQTALKLFEEMCKLKIKPDHVTMVAVLTACSHSGLVSQGQLLFKQMIDVHGMIPRLEHFACMVDLYGRAGHLNKARDVITGMPCKPTSAMWATLIGACRIHGNTMMGEWAAGKLMEMKSDHSGYYVLIANMYADAGCWSKLAEVRSYMKNMGVRKAPGCAWVDVGNEFSPFVVGDTSNPHAYEIYPLIDGLNEVMKDAGYVSNEEIVSSEEDFEELNVVGSVY, encoded by the coding sequence ATGCCATCTTCTACAACTATACCCACAAAACACTTACTCTCACGAGTTCAGAGGTTCCTACCCAAATCATGGAAACAACCCACCAAACAGTTTGACAAACTCTATGCCTTCACTAATGCATCTATGGTTGGTGTTCTTGTTGCAGCTCTCAAGGACTTCGTCAAACAAGCCAACTTGTCTAACGCATTCAAAACCTTCTTTCAAATACAGCAACATGCAGCACCAtcaccttctactgcttcttcttcctatATCTTGTTACACCCCATTAGTTCTCTTCTCTTGGGCTGCACTAACCTTAAATCATTGCCACAGGGTAAGCAGCTTCATACCCAAGTCATTTCATTGGGTCTTGATCAACACCCTGTTTTGGTTTCAAGGCTCACTAATTTTTACACTAGTTTCACTCTCCTTGCTGATGCTAATGTTGTTGTTGAGAGCTCCACTAGTTTGGATCCATTGCCTTGGAATATGGTTATATCTTCCTATGTTAGAAATGGGCTCTTTATGGAGGGTCTTTCTGTGTATAAGAAAATGGTGAATAAGAGGATTGAACCTGACGATTTCACTTACCCTTCTGTTCTAAAGGCTTGTGGGGAATTGTTAGATTTTGCTATTGGTGTGGAGGTTCATAAGTCTATTGAGGCTAGCTCAATTGGGTGGAGCTTGTTTGTGCACAATGCATTGGTCTCTATGTATGGTAGGTTTGGGGAATTGAAGGTTGCTCGCCAAATATTCGATAAAATGCACCATAGGGATGATGTTTCTTGGAACACTATGATCAATTGTTATGCTTCAAGGGGGATGTGGGAGGAAGCGTTTTGGCTATTTGGATGCATGCAAGAGGAGGGTGTTGAAATGAATGTGATCATTTGGAATACCATTGCTGGAGGGTGCTTGCATTCAGGAAATTTTAGTGGGGCACTTCAGATGCTTTCTCAGATGAGAACTAAAATTCATTTGGACAATGTTGCGGTGGTTGTTGGATTGAATGCATGTTCCCACATTGGAGCCCTTAAATTGGGAAAGGAGATTCATGGTCATGCTGTAAGGACATGCTTAGATGCATTTGAAAACGTAAGAAATGCATTAATTACAATGTATTCCAGATGTAGTGATCTCAGGCATGCATATATAATGTTCCACAGAATGGAAGACAAGGGTTTAGTTACTTGGAATGCGATGCTTTCTGGATATGCACACATGGATCAATCTGAGGAAGTCTCACTCCTTTTCAGAGAAATGTTACACAAGGGTGTTGAACCAAATTTTGTAACCATTGCAAGTGTTCTTCCCCTTTGTGCTCGCATAGCGAATCTGCAACATGGCAGGGAGTTTCATGGCTACATCATGAAGCGCGAAGAGTTTGATAAGTATTTATTATTGTGGAACGCTCTGGTGGACATGTATGCGAGGTCTGGCAAAGTCTTAGAAGCCAGAAGAGTGTTTGATTCGCTGAGTACAAGAGATGAAGTCACATATACTTCCATGATCTTGGGGTACGGTATGAAGGGAGAAGGACAAACTGCTCTAAAACTATTTGAAGAGATGTGCAAGTTGAAGATTAAACCAGATCATGTAACAATGGTTGCAGTTTTAACAGCTTGCAGCCATTCTGGTCTTGTATCTCAGGGTCAGTTACTCTTTAAACAGATGATAGATGTTCATGGGATGATACCGCGCCTTGAGCACTTTGCTTGCATGGTTGATCTCTATGGAAGGGCTGGCCATCTGAACAAAGCAAGGGATGTTATTACTGGGATGCCATGCAAGCCAACTTCCGCAATGTGGGCAACACTCATTGGAGCTTGTCGAATCCATGGAAACACAATGATGGGGGAATGGGCTGCAGGAAAATTGATGGAAATGAAATCTGATCACTCAGGTTATTATGTGTTGATTGCGAATATGTATGCGGACGCTGGTTGTTGGAGCAAGCTTGCAGAAGTGAGGAGTTACATGAAGAACATGGGTGTGAGAAAGGCACCAGGCTGTGCTTGGGTTGATGTTGGCAATGAGTTTTCTCCATTTGTGGTGGGAGATACTTCCAACCCTCATGCTTATGAGATCTACCCCTTAATAGATGGACTCAATGAAGTGATGAAAGATGCTGGTTATGTAAGTAATGAGGAGATTGTTTCATCCGAGGAAGATTTTGAAGAGTTGAATGTTGTAGGAAGTGTATACTAA
- the LOC107488375 gene encoding uncharacterized protein LOC107488375, giving the protein MPLASNCSPCCAAAPRAAAATVSQRRPRRLPNAWSNSKATYPFLRLSENEKFNVSRLAVTHTSWRVKDRTISMALVSDTLGQREDVASSSSILAYELIQGANVRWNSVLDKSIPDPPTAVFLHGILGCRKNWGTFAKRMAKEFPTWQFLLVDLRCHGDSASINKRGPHTVASAALDVLKLVRKLRITPRVLVGHSFGGKVVLSMVDQAAKPLARPVRVWVLDATPGKVRAGGDGEDHPAELISLLSTLPREVSSKRDIVKALTQQGFSNDVAQWVVTNLRPTNSFGLRSSGFSWVFDLRGIAEMYQSYEETNMWKIVEDIPRGVHMNFLKAERSLHRWALEDLQRIHAAEELASEEGGGVEMHVLEDAGHWVHADNPDGLFRILSSSFW; this is encoded by the exons ATGCCGCTCGCCTCCAATTGTTCGCCCTGCTGCGCCGCGGCTCCTAGAGCCGCCGCAGCTACCGTATCGCAGAGGAGGCCACGGCGTCTGCCTAATGCATGGAGCAATTCCAAGGCTACCTATCCATTTCTGCGACTGTCGGAG AATGAGAAGTTCAATGTCTCTCGTTTAGCTGTTACCCACACTAGCTGGCGAGTTAAAGACCGGACCATATCAATGGCGTTAGTGAGCGACACTTTAGGACAAAGGGAAGATGTAGCCAGCTCTTCTAGTATTTTG GCATATGAGTTGATTCAAGGTGCAAAT GTTAGATGGAATTCTGTTCTGGACAAGTCTATACCTGATCCACCGACAGCTGTTTTTCTACATGGGATCCTTGGTTGCAGAAAAAACTGGG GTACTTTTGCTAAGAGAATGGCCAAAGAGTTTCCAACATGGCAG TTTCTTTTAGTAGATCTTCGATGTCATGGGGATTCAGCATCAATCAACAAGAGAGGCCCCCATACTGTTGCCTCTGCTGCTCTTGATGTTTTGAAACTG GTACGTAAGCTAAGAATTACTCCTCGTGTGTTAGTTGGCCATAGTTTTGGTGGAAAAG TTGTTTTGAGCATGGTGGACCAAGCTGCAAAACCTCTTGCCCGACCAGTGAGA GTCTGGGTTCTAGATGCTACCCCTGGAAAAGTACGAGCAGGTGGAGATGGAGAGGACCACCCAGCAGAACTGATATCCTTACTTAGTACACTGCCAAGGGAG GTCTCTTCAAAGCGGGATATTGTCAAAGCGTTAACTCAGCAAGGATTTTCCAATGACGTGGCACAG TGGGTTGTGACTAACTTACGACCTACCAACTCTTTTGGATTACGATCATCAGGGTTTTCATGGGTGTTTGACCTGAGGGGAATTGCAGAAATGTATCAATCCTATGAAGAAACAAATATGTG GAAAATTGTTGAAGATATTCCTCGAGGTGTTCACATGAACTTTTTGAAAGCAGAAAGAAGCTTACATAGGTGGGCTCTTGAGGATCTTCAACGAATTCATGCTGCAGAGGAGCTCGCTTCTGAGGAAGGAGGTGGAGTTGAAATGCATGTTCTTGAAGATGCTGGCCACTGG GTACATGCTGATAACCCAGATGGGCTCTTCAGGATACTATCATCCTCTTTCTGGTGA
- the LOC107488377 gene encoding uncharacterized protein LOC107488377 → MESLEEKVSMFMDDDEEEEQYECHSSMEDLLYSESLGGGHSGGNSLAETTLYWESQVALLQEIMERYQSAGSKLRQEVGQIIKEVKNSDFCSCFKPNSSHCTTCFRRQVVDMLCHKGFNTRLRISKWGTTKKFPGGSHEFIEVIANTVTRKKQITFLVELEFRDQFKIATAGKAYQKLVSCLPELYVGKPECLTAIVRVMCEAAKKSLKEKKMHIGPWRKSGFMQMKWSGFNQTLTLENSAGDIPANEPYLRISGTPSVLVT, encoded by the exons ATGGAGAGCTTGGAAGAGAAAGTGTCCATGTTcatggatgatgatgaagaagaagaacaatacGAATGTCACTCTTCTATGGAGGATCTCTTGTATTCCGAAAGCCTCGGTGGCGGCCACTCCGGCGGCAATTCGCTGGCGGAAACAACCTTGTATTGGGAATCTCAGGTGGCACTGCTTCAG GAAATTATGGAGAGGTATCAGTCAGCAGGGTCGAAATTGAGGCAAGAGGTAGGTCAAATAATAAAGGAGGTTAAGAATTCAGATTTTTGTAGCTGCTTCAAGCCAAACTCTTCACATTGCACCACCTGCTTCAGAAGACAAGTAGTTGATATGCTCTGCCACAAAGGGTTCAATACAAGACTTCGGATATCCAAATGGGGAACCACAAAAAAGTTTCCTGGAG GGTCTCACGAGTTTATTGAAGTGATAGCAAACACTGTAACAAGGAAGAAGCAGATCACGTTTCTAGTTGAACTTGAGTTCAGGGACCAGTTTAAGATAGCAACAGCTGGTAAAGCATACCAGAAACTTGTATCCTGTTTGCCAGAACTTTATGTCGGGAAGCCAGAATGCTTAACTGCCATCGTTCGAGTCATGTGTGAAGCTGCCAAAAAGTcattgaaagagaagaaaatgcaCATTGGTCCATGGAGGAAGAGTGGATTCATGCAAATGAAGTGGTCAGGCTTCAATCAAACATTGACTTTAGAAAATTCCGCGGGTGATATTCCAGCTAATGAACCTTACCTGAGAATTTCTGGTACTCCTTCTGTGCTAGTCACATGA
- the LOC107488376 gene encoding light-mediated development protein DET1 isoform X2: MFFKSSNITARIFDRQICTPAPGTSVHYARKFYENLVPSYTVYEVECPDHSFRKFTDDGQYLISFSRNQQELIVYRPRWLSFSCKDEDCDNHDLPLKAKRFESFFTQLYCVPLASCNELICKDFFLYMESNKFGLFATSTAQVHDAPAVGGAVQGVPSIEKITFHLLRLEDGFVLDEKVFCNDYVNLAHNLGVFLYDDLLTIVSLRYQIIHILQIRDSGNLVHVRAIGEFCREDDELFLNSNAQGMALSDKNKQQQLLGNHIYNNIHQAQPNPGNSFLSGIKQRLLSFMFRGLWNEETDDTLRVQKIRQKFYFHFQDYCDLIIWKVQFLDRHHLLIKFGSVDGGVSRHADTHPAFVAVYNMDTTEIVSFYQNSADELYMLFEQFCDHFYATSRNSMHMNFISSHSNNIHALEQLRSIKDKASSSSQFMKKMLSSLPFSCQSLSPSPYFDQSLFRFDDKLISATDRHKQSTDHPIKFILRRHPYSLRFKIKPGPEAGSMDGRAKKISWFLFHPVLPLALSVQQTLIMQPPLVNISVVNIHFRR, from the exons ATGTTCTTCAAAAGCAGTAATATTACAGCTAGGATTTTCGATCGTCAGATTTGCACTCCTGCTCCTGGCACCAGT GTTCATTATGCCAGGAAGTTCTATGAAAACTTGGTACCAAGTTACACGGTATACGAGGTTGAATGCCCAGACCATTCATTTCGTAAATTCACTGATGATGGTCAATACCTTATAAGTTTTAGCAGAAATCAGCAAGAGCTGATTGTTTATAGGCCTAGATGGCTATCATTTTCATGCAAAGATGAAGACTGTGACAACCATGATTTGCCATTGAAAGCAAAGAGATTTGAGAGTTTTTTCACTCAATTATATTGTGTACCACTTGCTTCTTGCAATGAACTCATATGTAAAGACTTCTTTCTTTATATGGAGAGTAATAAATTTGGACTGTTTGCCACTTCTACGGCCCAAGTTCATGATGCACCTGCTGTTGGAGGAGCTGTCCAGGGTGTCCCTTCAATAGAAAAGATAACTTTCCACCTCTTGAG GTTGGAAGATGGATTTGTCCTCGATGAGAAAGTCTTCTGTAACGACTACGTTAATTTGGCCCATAACTTGGGTGTGTTCTTGTATGATGACCTATTGACAATTGTATCACTTCGCTATCAAATAATACACATTCTCCAAATAAGGGACTCTGGAAACCTTGTTCATGTACGTGCTATTGGGGAATTCTGCCGTGAAGATGATGAACTTTTTCTCAATTCTAATGCTCAG GGCATGGCACTTTCTGACAAAAACAAACAGCAGCAGCTTCTTGGGAATCACATTTATAATAACATACACCAAGCACAGCCTAATCCAGGGAATTCTTTTCTAAGTGGTATAAAGCAGCGATTACTTTCATTCATGTTCCGGGGACTATGGAATGAAGAAACCGATGATACCTTG AGGGTCCAAAAAATCAGGCAGAAATTTTACTTCCACTTTCAAGATTATTGTGATTTGATTATCTGGAAG GTGCAGTTCTTAGACCGACACCACTTGCTAATCAAGTTTGGCAGTGTAGATGGAGGG GTGTCCCGACATGCTGATACACACCCTGCTTTTGTTGCTGTGTATAACATGGATACAACTGAAATCGTATCTTTTTATCAg AATTCAGCAGACGAACTTTATATGCTGTTTGAGCAGTTCTGTGACCATTTCTATGCAACATCAAGAAATTCAATGCATATGAACTTCATATCATCTCATTCAAATAATATTCATGCCCTCGAACAGCTAAGGAGCATAAAAGATAAGGCAAGCAGCTCTTCACAG TTTATGAAGAAGATGCTATCCTCATTGCCTTTCAGCTGCCAGTCACTGAGTCCTTCTCCTTACTTTGACCAATCTCTTTTCCGGTTTGACGATAAG CTGATTTCTGCAACTGATAGGCATAAGCAGTCAACTGACCATCCAATCAAGTTCATTTTAAGAAGGCATCCATATTCCCTCAGGTTTAAGATCAAACCAG gCCCTGAAGCTGGTAGTATGGATGGTCGTGCCAAGAAGATCTCTTGGTTTCTTTTTCACCCGGTTTTGCCTCTTGCTCTCTCTGTTCAACAGACTTTGATCATGCAGCCCCCACTTGTAAATATTTCAGTTGTAAATATTCACTTTCGAAGATGA